A single genomic interval of Saccharothrix saharensis harbors:
- a CDS encoding 3-hydroxybenzoate 6-monooxygenase: MSRVIVAGGGIGGLATALAVADRGHRVVVLERRSEFTELGAGIQLAPNAFLALDRLGVATAVLDRAVHVDALRFMDAVTGEQVAALPVLGEYRARFGNPYAVVHRNDLYAPLLARCRAHGEVELRVDSPVVGYEQDGDGVAAVLADGGRVRGDALVGADGLRSAVRAQLVGDGEPRVSGHTIYRSVIPMEEVPARLRSDSVTLWAGPRWHFVHYPIDGGRSLNVAVTRDNRATEAVVGVPVEHERVLAEFTDAAPVIRELLALGREWRSWVLCDRDPVDRWADGRVVLLGDAAHPMLQYAAQGACMALEDAVHLGDLLAYGEPAAAFAAFVEDRRERTAAAQLVARAMGTRLYHPSGEAARARNAMLGGWSTEELYEKVAWLHGATRFGGSTGTPESLVAARRVEAAAG; this comes from the coding sequence ATGTCACGGGTGATCGTCGCCGGAGGCGGCATCGGCGGCCTGGCCACCGCGCTGGCGGTGGCCGACCGCGGCCACCGGGTCGTGGTGCTGGAGCGCCGGTCGGAGTTCACCGAGCTGGGCGCGGGGATCCAGTTGGCGCCCAACGCGTTCCTCGCGCTGGACCGGCTGGGCGTGGCCACCGCCGTGCTCGACCGCGCGGTCCACGTGGACGCCCTGCGCTTCATGGACGCCGTCACCGGCGAGCAGGTCGCCGCGCTGCCGGTGCTCGGCGAGTACCGCGCCCGCTTCGGGAACCCGTACGCGGTCGTGCACCGCAACGACCTGTACGCCCCGCTGCTGGCCCGGTGCCGCGCGCACGGGGAAGTGGAGCTGCGGGTGGACAGCCCGGTCGTCGGTTACGAGCAGGACGGGGACGGCGTCGCCGCGGTGCTGGCCGACGGCGGGCGGGTGCGCGGTGACGCCCTGGTCGGCGCGGACGGGCTGCGGTCGGCGGTGCGGGCGCAGCTCGTCGGCGACGGCGAGCCGCGGGTGTCCGGGCACACGATCTACCGGTCGGTCATCCCGATGGAGGAGGTGCCCGCGCGGCTGCGGTCGGACTCGGTGACGTTGTGGGCCGGGCCGCGCTGGCACTTCGTGCACTACCCGATCGACGGCGGCCGGTCGCTGAACGTCGCCGTCACGCGCGACAACCGCGCGACCGAGGCGGTCGTGGGCGTGCCGGTCGAGCACGAGCGGGTGCTCGCCGAGTTCACCGACGCCGCGCCGGTGATCCGGGAGCTGCTGGCGCTCGGGCGGGAGTGGCGCAGCTGGGTGCTGTGCGACCGCGACCCGGTCGACCGGTGGGCCGACGGCCGGGTGGTCCTGCTCGGCGACGCGGCGCACCCGATGCTCCAGTACGCCGCGCAGGGCGCCTGCATGGCGTTGGAGGACGCCGTGCACCTGGGTGACCTGCTGGCGTACGGCGAGCCGGCCGCCGCGTTCGCGGCGTTCGTCGAAGACCGGCGCGAGCGCACGGCAGCCGCGCAGCTCGTGGCGCGGGCCATGGGCACGCGGCTGTACCACCCCTCGGGAGAGGCCGCGCGGGCGCGCAACGCGATGCTCGGCGGGTGGTCGACCGAGGAGCTGTACGAGAAGGTCGCCTGGCTGCACGGCGCCACCCGGTTCGGCGGCTCGACCGGCACACCGGAATCGCTCGTGGCGGCGCGACGCGTGGAAGCAGCCGCCGGATAA